In Methanophagales archaeon, the sequence GTGTGCTCATCGGGCATAATGGAATCGTGAAGGAGGAGCTTGAGAGGGCGTCAGCAAGCAGGATAAATGTGGATAGTGAGAATGGTGAGGTATGTATAGAGAGTATAGAGGGCATGGAGGGAGAGGACCCTACAAAGACATTGAGAGTGGTAGATGCAATCAGAGCGATAGGACGTGGCTTCTCACCTGAGAAAGCTTTTGCACTGCTCGAGGATGATTCCCTCCTATTCGACGTTATCTCGCTCGCACATCTCACGCCAAAGACGCTCAAACGGATAAAAGGGCGTATAATAGGACAGAAGGGTAAGACAAGGCGGGTGATAGAGACGCTTACGGGCGTTAAAATCTCTGTATATGGTAAGACCGTGAGCTTAATAGGCTATCCGGAGCAGATAAAAGTGGCGAGGGAAGCTATAGAGATGCTGATAAAAGGGACTCCGCACAGTACTGTATATACTTTCCTGGAACGTAAAAGGCGAGCTTTGGAGCCCGAATGGTGAAAAGAGACAAAATAAATATTATTATAGTGGAATGAATGATGAGTATAAAGAAGAGAGGAAGCGAATGGTTGACCTTCTGAGGAGGCAGGGAGTTAGTACAGGGGTATTAGAAGCTATGAATCGTGTAAAGAGACATCTCTTTGTACCTCCTGAACTGAGAGACCAGGCATATGGTGATTATCCATTGCCTATTGGTGGTGGGCAGACGATAAGTGCACCGCACATGGTGGCGATGATGTGTGAGTATTTAAAATTGGAGAAAGGGGATAAAGTGCTTGAGATTGGTGCTGGTTCCGGGTATCATGCTGCTGTCATTGCTGAGTTGATAGGCACTGAGGGTCGTGTATATACAGTAGAGCGACTGCCTTTGCTGGT encodes:
- a CDS encoding protein-L-isoaspartate O-methyltransferase, with translation MNDEYKEERKRMVDLLRRQGVSTGVLEAMNRVKRHLFVPPELRDQAYGDYPLPIGGGQTISAPHMVAMMCEYLKLEKGDKVLEIGAGSGYHAAVIAELIGTEGRVYTVERLPLLVDFSTRNLRDAGYKNVVVVSGDGTLGLPEHAPFDKICVTCAAPSVPPPLLEQLKIGGKMVIPIGRYIQELYLVEKKNGIEKQSKCEVAFVPLIGRFGFR